In Sander lucioperca isolate FBNREF2018 chromosome 21, SLUC_FBN_1.2, whole genome shotgun sequence, the following proteins share a genomic window:
- the tnnt1 gene encoding troponin T, slow skeletal muscle isoform X4, with amino-acid sequence MSDVEEEYEDQEAEEEPEPEEQEETEQAEEDRGERHEYQEERPKPKPMVPQLAPPKIPEGDRVDFDDIHRKRMEKDLLELHTLIDVHFDQRKKDEEELISLKERIERRRSEKAEILRVRAEKEKDRQNRIAEERHRKEEEEAKKKADDDIKKKKVLSGIGANFGSFLAKAETRRGKRLTGREIKKKTLSERRQPLDIDNLREDALKQRAQEMWNWIYQLESDKFDFMEYMKHQKYEITVLLNRIQHAQKFKKIHGKGKVGGRWK; translated from the exons ATGTCAGATGTAGAAGAGGAGTACGA GGATCAGG AGGCTGAAGAGGAGCCAGAGCCTGAGGAACAGGAGGAGACTGAGCAGGCAGAGGAGGATAGAGGAG AGCGGCACGAGTACCAAG AGGAGCGCCCCAAACCCAA ACCTATGGTGCCTCAACTTGCCCCTCCAAAGATTCCTGAGGGGGACAGGGTGGATTTTGAT GACATCCACAGAAAGCGTATGGAGAAGGACTTACTGGAGCTGCATACTCTGATCGACGTCCACTTTGATCAGAGGAAGAAAGATGAGGAGGAACTCATCAGCCTCAAGGAACGAATC GAGCGTCGTCGGTCCGAGAAAGCTGAGATCCTGAGGGTCAGagcagagaaggagaaggaCAGACAGAACAGGATTgcg GAGGAACGTCAcagaaaagaggaagaggaagccaAGAAGAAGGCTGATGATGACATCAAGAAGAAGAAAGTGCTGTCTGGCATCGGAGCCAACTTTGGAAGCTTCTTGGCCAAG GCGGAGACGAGGAGGGGCAAGCGTCTGACAGGCAGAGAGATCAAGAAGAAGACTCTGTCTGAGAGACGACAGCCGCTAGACATCGACAATTTGAGGGAGGATGCGCTCAA GCAACGGGCCCAGGAGATGTGGAACTGGATCTACCAGCTGGAGTCTGACAAGTTTGACTTCATGGAGTACATGAAGCACCAGAAATATGAG ATCACCGTGCTGCTGAACCGAATCCAACATGCTCAGAAATT TAAAAAGATCCATGGCAAAGGGAAGGTGGGCGGTCGCTGGAAGTAA
- the tnnt1 gene encoding troponin T, slow skeletal muscle isoform X2: MSDVEEEYEDQEAEEEPEPEEQEETEQAEEDRGERHEYQVAPSDQDAQEEEERPKPKPMVPQLAPPKIPEGDRVDFDDIHRKRMEKDLLELHTLIDVHFDQRKKDEEELISLKERIERRRSEKAEILRVRAEKEKDRQNRIAEERHRKEEEEAKKKADDDIKKKKVLSGIGANFGSFLAKAETRRGKRLTGREIKKKTLSERRQPLDIDNLREDALKQRAQEMWNWIYQLESDKFDFMEYMKHQKYEITVLLNRIQHAQKFKKIHGKGKVGGRWK; this comes from the exons ATGTCAGATGTAGAAGAGGAGTACGA GGATCAGG AGGCTGAAGAGGAGCCAGAGCCTGAGGAACAGGAGGAGACTGAGCAGGCAGAGGAGGATAGAGGAG AGCGGCACGAGTACCAAG TTGCTCCATCAGATCAAGACGCCCAGGAGGAAG AGGAGCGCCCCAAACCCAA ACCTATGGTGCCTCAACTTGCCCCTCCAAAGATTCCTGAGGGGGACAGGGTGGATTTTGAT GACATCCACAGAAAGCGTATGGAGAAGGACTTACTGGAGCTGCATACTCTGATCGACGTCCACTTTGATCAGAGGAAGAAAGATGAGGAGGAACTCATCAGCCTCAAGGAACGAATC GAGCGTCGTCGGTCCGAGAAAGCTGAGATCCTGAGGGTCAGagcagagaaggagaaggaCAGACAGAACAGGATTgcg GAGGAACGTCAcagaaaagaggaagaggaagccaAGAAGAAGGCTGATGATGACATCAAGAAGAAGAAAGTGCTGTCTGGCATCGGAGCCAACTTTGGAAGCTTCTTGGCCAAG GCGGAGACGAGGAGGGGCAAGCGTCTGACAGGCAGAGAGATCAAGAAGAAGACTCTGTCTGAGAGACGACAGCCGCTAGACATCGACAATTTGAGGGAGGATGCGCTCAA GCAACGGGCCCAGGAGATGTGGAACTGGATCTACCAGCTGGAGTCTGACAAGTTTGACTTCATGGAGTACATGAAGCACCAGAAATATGAG ATCACCGTGCTGCTGAACCGAATCCAACATGCTCAGAAATT TAAAAAGATCCATGGCAAAGGGAAGGTGGGCGGTCGCTGGAAGTAA
- the tnnt1 gene encoding troponin T, slow skeletal muscle isoform X1: MSDVEEEYEDQEAEEEPEPEEQEETEQAEEDRGDGLSERHEYQVAPSDQDAQEEEERPKPKPMVPQLAPPKIPEGDRVDFDDIHRKRMEKDLLELHTLIDVHFDQRKKDEEELISLKERIERRRSEKAEILRVRAEKEKDRQNRIAEERHRKEEEEAKKKADDDIKKKKVLSGIGANFGSFLAKAETRRGKRLTGREIKKKTLSERRQPLDIDNLREDALKQRAQEMWNWIYQLESDKFDFMEYMKHQKYEITVLLNRIQHAQKFKKIHGKGKVGGRWK; this comes from the exons ATGTCAGATGTAGAAGAGGAGTACGA GGATCAGG AGGCTGAAGAGGAGCCAGAGCCTGAGGAACAGGAGGAGACTGAGCAGGCAGAGGAGGATAGAGGAG ACGGGCTATCAGAGCGGCACGAGTACCAAG TTGCTCCATCAGATCAAGACGCCCAGGAGGAAG AGGAGCGCCCCAAACCCAA ACCTATGGTGCCTCAACTTGCCCCTCCAAAGATTCCTGAGGGGGACAGGGTGGATTTTGAT GACATCCACAGAAAGCGTATGGAGAAGGACTTACTGGAGCTGCATACTCTGATCGACGTCCACTTTGATCAGAGGAAGAAAGATGAGGAGGAACTCATCAGCCTCAAGGAACGAATC GAGCGTCGTCGGTCCGAGAAAGCTGAGATCCTGAGGGTCAGagcagagaaggagaaggaCAGACAGAACAGGATTgcg GAGGAACGTCAcagaaaagaggaagaggaagccaAGAAGAAGGCTGATGATGACATCAAGAAGAAGAAAGTGCTGTCTGGCATCGGAGCCAACTTTGGAAGCTTCTTGGCCAAG GCGGAGACGAGGAGGGGCAAGCGTCTGACAGGCAGAGAGATCAAGAAGAAGACTCTGTCTGAGAGACGACAGCCGCTAGACATCGACAATTTGAGGGAGGATGCGCTCAA GCAACGGGCCCAGGAGATGTGGAACTGGATCTACCAGCTGGAGTCTGACAAGTTTGACTTCATGGAGTACATGAAGCACCAGAAATATGAG ATCACCGTGCTGCTGAACCGAATCCAACATGCTCAGAAATT TAAAAAGATCCATGGCAAAGGGAAGGTGGGCGGTCGCTGGAAGTAA
- the tnnt1 gene encoding troponin T, slow skeletal muscle isoform X3, translating to MSDVEEEYEDQEAEEEPEPEEQEETEQAEEDRGDGLSERHEYQEERPKPKPMVPQLAPPKIPEGDRVDFDDIHRKRMEKDLLELHTLIDVHFDQRKKDEEELISLKERIERRRSEKAEILRVRAEKEKDRQNRIAEERHRKEEEEAKKKADDDIKKKKVLSGIGANFGSFLAKAETRRGKRLTGREIKKKTLSERRQPLDIDNLREDALKQRAQEMWNWIYQLESDKFDFMEYMKHQKYEITVLLNRIQHAQKFKKIHGKGKVGGRWK from the exons ATGTCAGATGTAGAAGAGGAGTACGA GGATCAGG AGGCTGAAGAGGAGCCAGAGCCTGAGGAACAGGAGGAGACTGAGCAGGCAGAGGAGGATAGAGGAG ACGGGCTATCAGAGCGGCACGAGTACCAAG AGGAGCGCCCCAAACCCAA ACCTATGGTGCCTCAACTTGCCCCTCCAAAGATTCCTGAGGGGGACAGGGTGGATTTTGAT GACATCCACAGAAAGCGTATGGAGAAGGACTTACTGGAGCTGCATACTCTGATCGACGTCCACTTTGATCAGAGGAAGAAAGATGAGGAGGAACTCATCAGCCTCAAGGAACGAATC GAGCGTCGTCGGTCCGAGAAAGCTGAGATCCTGAGGGTCAGagcagagaaggagaaggaCAGACAGAACAGGATTgcg GAGGAACGTCAcagaaaagaggaagaggaagccaAGAAGAAGGCTGATGATGACATCAAGAAGAAGAAAGTGCTGTCTGGCATCGGAGCCAACTTTGGAAGCTTCTTGGCCAAG GCGGAGACGAGGAGGGGCAAGCGTCTGACAGGCAGAGAGATCAAGAAGAAGACTCTGTCTGAGAGACGACAGCCGCTAGACATCGACAATTTGAGGGAGGATGCGCTCAA GCAACGGGCCCAGGAGATGTGGAACTGGATCTACCAGCTGGAGTCTGACAAGTTTGACTTCATGGAGTACATGAAGCACCAGAAATATGAG ATCACCGTGCTGCTGAACCGAATCCAACATGCTCAGAAATT TAAAAAGATCCATGGCAAAGGGAAGGTGGGCGGTCGCTGGAAGTAA